A single genomic interval of Nitrospinota bacterium harbors:
- the cobS gene encoding adenosylcobinamide-GDP ribazoletransferase — translation MKRFMAALAFLTALPVPESLRGETKYMAGCAIHFPAVGLLIGVLLIGINYGAIHLFAPLPAAVITAIAMSWVSGGLHMDGLADTADGFLSGAARERIFEIMKDSRTGAMGVFAVASVVALKSASIASLKPDVTCAALILTPFAGRIAMLAAISIYPYVSGANGLGNVFAPGVNTRGSVLWWAIMAAAGAVMAGITGIAWVIGVTFTFFAFGAYCRRKIGGMTGDTYGALCEMTETVSLLLLTAAI, via the coding sequence ATGAAGCGCTTCATGGCCGCGCTGGCCTTTCTGACGGCGTTACCCGTTCCGGAATCCCTTCGTGGGGAGACGAAGTATATGGCCGGGTGCGCCATCCATTTCCCCGCCGTGGGCCTTTTAATAGGAGTCCTGTTGATCGGGATCAACTACGGCGCCATCCACCTTTTCGCTCCACTGCCGGCGGCGGTGATCACGGCGATCGCCATGTCGTGGGTATCCGGCGGGCTGCACATGGACGGCCTTGCGGACACGGCGGACGGCTTCCTGAGCGGCGCCGCCCGGGAACGCATTTTTGAGATCATGAAAGACAGCAGGACCGGGGCCATGGGGGTGTTCGCGGTGGCAAGCGTGGTGGCGCTAAAATCGGCCTCCATCGCCTCGCTTAAGCCGGACGTGACGTGCGCGGCGCTGATTTTGACTCCTTTCGCGGGCCGCATCGCCATGCTGGCGGCGATTTCCATATATCCATATGTGTCCGGCGCCAATGGGCTTGGAAACGTTTTTGCGCCGGGCGTCAATACGCGAGGCTCGGTGTTGTGGTGGGCTATAATGGCCGCCGCTGGAGCCGTCATGGCCGGGATCACCGGGATTGCCTGGGTGATCGGCGTCACATTTACATTCTTCGCTTTCGGCGCTTATTGCCGCCGCAAGATCGGCGGAATGACGGGGGACACATACGGCGCCCTTTGCGAAATGACCGAGACCGTCTCGCTGTTGCTTTTGACGGCGGCGATATGA
- a CDS encoding histidine phosphatase family protein: MTGSGKIILVRHGSTKCAAEGRFCGVSDIPLDPDGIRQAETVAKDLIPEKPSAIFSSPLKRAHSTALATAALTGLPVKVMESLAEADFGDWENLAPDEIERMFPESYSSLKSGGMDFTFPNGERLRDFCARVESASAEIINRADGGCVAVFTHGGVIRYMLCHMLGLEYSKYSAFYVPPGGRAVVETHNGKGVLTALVGNGKWES, from the coding sequence ATGACCGGTTCCGGCAAGATCATTTTAGTCCGCCACGGCTCCACCAAATGCGCCGCCGAGGGGAGATTCTGCGGCGTTTCGGACATTCCGCTCGATCCCGATGGGATCAGGCAGGCGGAGACGGTGGCCAAAGATCTCATCCCCGAAAAACCTTCCGCCATTTTCTCAAGCCCCTTAAAACGCGCCCACAGCACCGCCCTTGCCACGGCCGCTTTGACCGGCCTGCCCGTGAAGGTGATGGAGAGCCTGGCGGAGGCGGACTTTGGCGATTGGGAAAACCTCGCGCCGGATGAAATTGAAAGAATGTTCCCGGAAAGCTATTCCTCCCTGAAATCCGGCGGCATGGACTTTACTTTTCCCAACGGCGAGCGGCTGCGCGATTTTTGCGCCAGGGTGGAGTCTGCTTCGGCGGAAATTATCAATCGGGCGGACGGCGGTTGCGTTGCGGTGTTCACCCACGGCGGGGTGATCCGGTACATGCTATGCCACATGCTTGGGCTGGAATACAGCAAGTATTCCGCGTTTTATGTGCCGCCGGGGGGGCGGGCTGTGGTGGAAACGCACAATGGCAAAGGAGTGCTGACGGCTCTTGTGGGGAATGGAAAATGGGAAAGCTGA
- the cobT gene encoding nicotinate-nucleotide--dimethylbenzimidazole phosphoribosyltransferase: protein MNLIEKTVSAIKPASAKARENARARLMSLTMPQWALGRIMDLAESLAGMAGDMKFDVARKTIVVMAGDHGVAAEGVSLYPKDVTAQMVANFIAGGAGVNALARVSGARVVVVDMGVDSDLSAMADGVKFIVKKIRKGSSNIASGPAMSREEAQAAVTAGIETALSLADSTDVFGTGDMGIGNTTPSSAIVSAITGKSPDEVTGRGTGIDDAQRRRKVGVVEKALAVNRPNPADGLDVLAKVGGFEIGGLAGLILGAASLRKPVVVDGFISTAAALVAKAICKDAADYMIAAHLSVEPGHKVMLDNLGLRAHLDLNMRLGEGSGAAIAMCIVEAAHRVLNEVATFESAGVSRSDK from the coding sequence ATGAACCTGATAGAAAAGACCGTCTCCGCCATCAAACCGGCAAGCGCAAAGGCGCGGGAGAACGCGCGCGCCAGGCTTATGAGCCTTACCATGCCCCAATGGGCGTTGGGCAGGATTATGGACCTGGCCGAATCACTCGCCGGGATGGCCGGGGACATGAAGTTTGACGTGGCCCGGAAAACAATCGTGGTGATGGCGGGGGACCACGGCGTCGCCGCCGAGGGGGTGAGCCTGTATCCCAAGGACGTCACCGCCCAGATGGTGGCAAATTTCATCGCGGGGGGCGCTGGGGTAAACGCGTTGGCGCGGGTGAGCGGAGCGCGGGTGGTGGTGGTGGACATGGGGGTGGACTCTGACCTTTCCGCCATGGCCGACGGGGTAAAATTTATCGTCAAAAAGATACGCAAAGGCTCGTCCAACATAGCCTCCGGCCCCGCCATGAGCCGGGAAGAGGCGCAGGCCGCAGTCACCGCAGGGATAGAGACAGCGCTTTCCCTGGCGGATTCCACCGACGTTTTTGGCACGGGAGACATGGGGATCGGCAACACCACCCCAAGCTCGGCCATAGTCTCCGCCATCACCGGCAAATCCCCCGATGAAGTCACCGGGCGCGGGACCGGCATTGACGACGCCCAGCGGAGGCGCAAAGTCGGCGTCGTGGAAAAAGCGCTGGCGGTGAACAGGCCAAACCCGGCCGACGGGCTGGACGTGCTGGCGAAGGTTGGCGGATTTGAAATCGGCGGGCTGGCCGGGCTGATCCTTGGCGCCGCGTCGCTTCGCAAGCCGGTGGTGGTGGACGGATTCATTTCCACGGCGGCGGCGCTGGTGGCCAAGGCGATATGCAAGGACGCGGCGGACTACATGATCGCGGCGCACCTTAGCGTGGAGCCGGGGCACAAGGTCATGCTCGACAATCTTGGCTTGCGGGCGCACCTGGACCTTAACATGCGGCTAGGCGAAGGGAGCGGCGCGGCCATCGCCATGTGCATCGTGGAAGCGGCCCACAGGGTGCTCAACGAAGTGGCCACGTTCGAGTCCGCCGGTGTTTCCCGTTCGGACAAATGA
- the cobU gene encoding bifunctional adenosylcobinamide kinase/adenosylcobinamide-phosphate guanylyltransferase, which yields MGKLTLVTGGCRSGKSAFAQNLAEKSGRARYFIATAQALDGEMAERIALHMKKREGKGFTVIEEPLDLAGAIESVPAGCVAIVDCLSLWVSNMMLAHDGVKENDIASAALEFLNQAKASGADFIFVTNEVGLGIVPDNAMGRSYRDLLGRANQQTAAMADGVYMLISGIPLSLKNGGS from the coding sequence ATGGGAAAGCTGACTCTGGTGACAGGTGGATGCCGCAGCGGCAAAAGCGCATTCGCCCAGAACCTCGCCGAGAAAAGCGGCCGGGCGCGTTATTTTATCGCCACGGCGCAGGCTCTCGACGGGGAGATGGCGGAGCGGATCGCGCTGCATATGAAGAAACGGGAGGGGAAAGGTTTTACGGTGATCGAGGAGCCGCTCGACCTTGCCGGAGCCATAGAAAGCGTCCCTGCCGGATGCGTGGCGATAGTGGATTGTCTTTCGCTGTGGGTGAGCAACATGATGCTGGCCCATGACGGCGTGAAGGAAAACGATATCGCGTCGGCGGCCCTCGAATTCTTAAATCAGGCAAAAGCATCGGGCGCCGATTTTATTTTTGTCACAAACGAGGTGGGATTGGGAATCGTGCCGGACAACGCCATGGGGCGGTCGTATCGCGACCTGCTGGGCAGGGCGAACCAGCAGACGGCCGCCATGGCGGATGGAGTCTATATGTTAATAAGCGGCATTCCGCTGTCACTTAAAAATGGAGGATCGTGA
- a CDS encoding threonine-phosphate decarboxylase, whose product MNGGLFYHGGDTGRYAEESGLKPGEITDFSANLNPLGPPSWLKPLLDDVYGDITKYPDPGASGFVRAVSQKTGEPESNIVPGNGATELLRAIPAALRVKRGVIPVPSYTDYEKACLLARMEVETVECREADSFAIHADALRRTIRDGDIVFIGRPNNPTGHVMGGDELRELALSSPSSAFVVDESFGGFVEGFDSLAIRRPGNVIVVVSLTKLFCIPGLRAGYLVADEKIASAIRDHIPPWSMNTFAQAAAARAVMDDGYVAASQKFVRERRDELIKNIGPIGAFTVFPPAANFILARINVDGLDCHALYSRMLKKGAAIRRCDNFRGLGSRYFRVAVRGEKENAKLVAALEDAIR is encoded by the coding sequence ATGAACGGCGGCCTTTTTTACCACGGGGGGGACACAGGGCGATACGCGGAAGAGTCCGGCCTTAAGCCGGGCGAAATCACCGATTTTTCGGCCAACCTCAATCCGCTTGGGCCGCCGTCGTGGTTAAAACCGCTGCTCGACGACGTTTACGGCGACATCACAAAATATCCAGACCCGGGCGCTTCCGGATTCGTCCGCGCTGTGTCGCAAAAGACCGGCGAGCCGGAGAGTAATATTGTGCCCGGCAATGGAGCCACGGAACTTTTACGCGCCATACCCGCCGCGTTGCGGGTCAAAAGGGGAGTGATACCGGTCCCCTCATACACCGATTACGAAAAGGCCTGCCTGCTGGCGCGAATGGAGGTGGAGACCGTCGAATGCCGCGAAGCGGACAGTTTTGCGATTCACGCAGATGCGTTGCGAAGAACGATTCGCGATGGCGATATCGTGTTCATCGGCAGGCCGAACAATCCCACAGGCCACGTGATGGGCGGGGACGAATTAAGAGAACTGGCGCTTTCATCCCCTTCGTCGGCTTTTGTGGTGGACGAGTCCTTCGGCGGATTCGTGGAGGGGTTTGACTCGCTGGCCATACGCCGGCCGGGCAACGTGATCGTGGTGGTGTCGCTTACAAAACTTTTCTGCATCCCCGGCCTGCGCGCGGGATACCTTGTCGCCGATGAAAAGATCGCCTCGGCGATACGCGACCACATTCCGCCATGGTCAATGAACACCTTTGCCCAGGCCGCCGCCGCCAGAGCTGTAATGGACGACGGCTACGTGGCCGCGTCGCAAAAATTCGTCCGTGAAAGGCGGGACGAGCTTATAAAAAATATCGGCCCAATCGGCGCGTTCACCGTTTTTCCGCCCGCCGCAAACTTCATCCTGGCCAGGATAAACGTTGACGGGCTTGATTGCCATGCGCTTTATTCGCGCATGTTGAAAAAAGGGGCGGCCATCCGGCGGTGCGATAATTTCCGGGGGCTTGGCTCCCGCTATTTCCGCGTGGCGGTGCGCGGTGAGAAGGAGAACGCAAAGCTCGTGGCGGCGCTTGAGGATGCGATCAGGTGA